CACGAGCACAACCCGCGGGTGCACCGGTACGGCACCGCGCTGAGCCTGTCGGCCACCGGCACGGTCGGCCGCGAGACCCTGTTCAACAGCCGCGTGGCGCCCGACGGGACCGTCGTGCACAAGGACGACAAGACCGCCGGGTACCCCTCCAGCGGGACCCTGCTGCAGGGCAAGCCCGCCCCGTCCCTGCTCAACTGGTTCCCCACCATGACCCCGGGCGGCTTCACCGGTCAGGGTCAGGCCGGGTGGAGCGTCACCGGCAACGACCAGTACCTCGTCTACGGCGGCGAGTTCCCGCGGGTCAACGGCACCGGCCAGCAGGGGCTCGTGCGCTACGCGGTGTCCGCGATCGCCCCCGACCGGATCGGCCCCGACGCGGCCGGCCTGCGCCCGGCGGCCGCCTCCCCGCAGGGCGGCATGGCCCGGGTCACCTGGACCTCGACCAACGACCGGGACGACGAGCACCTCACCTACCAGGTGTTCCGGGACGGCGACACCAGGACGCCGGTCCACGAGGTGACCCAGTCCTCCCTCTGGTGGCGGCCCCAGTCGATGGGCTTCGTGGACGTCGGCGTCCCGGCCGGCACGCACACCTACCGGGTGAGCGCGGTGGACGCCGCCGGCAACCGGGCCAACTCGCCGTGGGTCTCGGTGGACGTGGCCGAGGGCACGGTCGTGCAGCGCACCTACTCCGACGCCGTGCGCGCCGACCGTCCGCAGCACTACTGGCCGCTCGGTGAGCGTTCCGGTGGGACGGCCTACGACCACGCCGGGGCGGCCGACCTGCCGCTGGGCGGTGGCGTGACCCCCGGCGAGGCCGGCGCCGTCAGCGGCGACCCGGACACCGCCTACGGGTTCGACGGCACCAGCGCCGGTCTGCTCGCGACGCAGACCGCGGTCCCCGCGCCGAACACCTTCACCCTCGAGACCTGGGTCAGGACCACGACGACGCTCGGTGGCAAGATCATCGGCTTCGGCAGTGCGAAGGACGGGATCAGCCGCAACCGCGACCGGCACGTCTACATGGACGTCGACGGCAGCCTGCACTTCGGCGTGTACACCGGTACCCGCCAGTCGGTCAGCGCCCCCGGCAGCTACAACGACGGTCAGTGGCACCACGTCGTGGCCACCCTCAGCCCGGCCGGCATGGCGCTGTACGTCGACGGGGCCCTCGCCGGCTCCCGCGCCGACGTGACCACCGGGCAGAGCTACACCGGTCACTGGCGCATCGGTGGGGACCGCGGCTGGGTCGGCGCCGACTACTGGACCGGCCAGGTCGACGAGGTCGCGGTCTACCCCACGGCCGTGTCGGCCGACCAGGTCGCCGACCACTTCAGCATCGGGACGACCGGTCAGCCGGTGAACGCCGCCCCGACGGCCGCCTTCACCTCCTCGGTGGCCGACCTGGGCGCGTCCTTCGACGCCTCCGGGTCCGCCGACTCCGACGGCACGGTGGCCGGGTACGCCTGGGACTTCGGTGACGGCACGACCGGCACCGGGGCGACCGCGCAGCACACCTACGCCGCCGCCGGCACGTACACCGTGACGCTGACGGTGACCGACGACGCCGGGGCGACCGCGCAGCAGACCGGCACGGTGACCGTCACCGACCCGCCGAACGCCGTCCCCACCGCGTCGTTCACCGCGTCGGTGGCCGACCTGGAGGCCTCCTTCGACGCGTCGGGGTCCACCGACCCCGACGGCACGGTGGCCGGGTACGCCTGGGACTTCGGTGACGGCGCGACCGGCACCGGGGCGACCGCGCAGCACACCTACGCCGCCGCGGGTGAGTACACGGTGACCCTCACGGTCACGGACGACGACGGTGCCACCGCGAGCTCCTCGCGGGTGGTCGCGGCGACCGACCCGGCCGACCCCGGTGACGGCGGCGGCACGGGCGAGCCGCTGGTGACCGACACCTTCGACCGCTCGGTGACCCGCGGTCTGGGGACCGCCGAGGTGGGCGGGCCGTGGACGGCCTCGGCGGGTGCGACCCGCCAGTCGGTCTCGGCGGGTGCCGCCGTGCTGGCCCTGGCCCCGGGGACGAACACCGGTTCGCACCTGGGTGAGGTCGCGCAGACCAGCGTGGACGTGCGGACCACGATGGCGCTGGCCCAGGTGCCCTCCGGTGGCGGCGCGTACCTCTACGTCCCGGTCCGGCGGCTGGCCGCCAACCAGGAGTACCGGGCCCGGGTGCGGGTCCTGGCCGACGGCAGCGTCCGGGTCGCCTTCATCCGGGTGACCGGTGCGGGGACCGACACGCTCGTCGGCGGCGAGCAGCGGGTGGCCGGGCTGACCTACACGGCCGGCACCGCGCTGCAGGTGCGCGTGCAGGCCGAGGGGGTGGGCACGACCGAGCTGGCGGCCACGGTGTGGGCGGCGGGCACGGCGGAGCCGGCGACGGCGACGGTGACCCGCTCCGACAGCACCGCAGCGCCGCAGGCGCCGGGTGCGGTGGGCCTGTTCGCCTACCTGTCCGGCAGCGCGCGGGCCGTGGCGCTGAGCGTGGACTCGTTCACCGCCGTCCCCAACGGAGCCCCGGCACCGCAGCCGGAGCCGGAGCCGAACGCGGCGCCCACGGCGTCGTTCACGTCCTCGGTGGCCGACCTGGGTGCCTCCTTCGACGCGTCGGGCTCCACCGACCCCGACGGCACGGTGACCGGGTACGCCTGGGACTTCGGCGACGGCACGACCGGCACCGGGGCGACCGCGCAGCACACCTACGCCGCCGCGGGTGAGTACACGGTGACCCTCACGGTGACCGACGACGGCGGTGCGACCGCGACCTCGTCCCGCGGGGTCACGGTCACCGAGCCCGCCGACCCGGTGGACCCGGTGGACCCGGTGGACCCGGGTGCGCCGGTCGCCGCGGACGCCTTCGGCCGGACGGTCACCGGCGGCCTCGGCACCGCGGACGTGGGCGGGCCCTGGACGGCGCAGTACGGGGCCAGCAGGCAGTCGGTCACCCCCGGGGCGGCCACGCTGCGCCTGGACGCGCCGTCCAACAGCACCGCGTCGCACCTGGGCCAGGTGTCGCAGGCCGACATCGACCTGCGGACCACCCTGACCCTCGAGGGGACCGTCTCCGGTGGTGGGGTGTACGCCTACGTGTCCGGTCGCCGGATCAGCGCCACGGACCTCTACCGGGCCCGTCTGCGGTACCTCACCGACGGCACCGTCCGGCTGGCGGTCACCCGGCTCAGCGGGTCCTCCACCGAGGTCCTCGTCGGCCGGGAGGTCGTGGTCCCGGGGGTCAGCTCCACCGCGGGTGCCCCGCTGCACGTGCGGCTGCAGATCTCCGGCAGCGGCACCACCGAGCTGGCGGCCACGGTGTGGGCCGCCGGCACCGCGGAGCCGGCGGCGGCCACGGTGACCCGCACCGACGCCACCGCGTCGCTGCAGGCACCGGGCGGGGTGGGCGTCGGCGCCTACCTCTCCGGCAGCGCGACCTCCCCGGTCGCGCTCCGGGTGAGCGAGTTCGGCGTGCAGGTCCGGCGCTGACCTCCAGCACCTCAGATCGGGTGACGCCCGGTCCGGCTGCGGCCGGACCGGGCGTTCCCGTGGGGAGGATGGTCCGGTGAGGCTGCTGTCGTCGGTGCGCACGCCCGCGGCCGGAGCGGTCCTCGGTCAGGGCACCCAGGCCCTCGCGGGACTGGTCCTCCAGGTCGCCGCGGCCCGGTACCTGGGTGCCGCCGGCCTGGCGGTCTTCGCCGTGGGCTACGGGCTGCTGGTCCTCGCGACCGCGGTGTGCAGCGGCATGGTCGGTGACTCGCTGACCGTGCTGGACCGCACCGACCCGCCGGTCCGGGCCGCCCTGCTCGGCTGGACGGCGTCGGTGTCCGGAGCGGCCGCACTCCTGGGTGCGGCCGTGGCGTCCCTGTCCGGTGCCCTGCCGCTGTGGGCCGGCCTGCTCGCGGGCCTGGCCACCGCCGCCTTCGTCGTCGAGGACACCCTGCGGCGGCTGCTCATGGCCACCGGCCGGTTCTGGTCCCTGCCGGCCGTGGACGGCACGAGCCTGGTGCTGGCCCTGGGCGTCCTCGCCGCGGTGGGCGCGATGGGCGGCCTCACCCTCGGGTCGTTCGTGGTGGCGCTGCTGGTCGGGCAGACCGGAGCCGCGCTGGTCGCCTGGTGGCGGCTCCCCGCCGACGAGCGGCCACGCGGCCCGTGGCGGCCCGCGGCCTGGCGGACGGTCTTCGACTTCGGGGTCTGGCGGGCCCTGGCCCAGACCATCCGGCCGACCCTGCTCACCGCGCTGCGCCTCCTGGTCGTGGCCGTGGCCGGAGCGGCCGCCTACGGCCCGGTCGAGGCCGCCCGGGTGCTCACCGCGCCGACCCTGGTGCTCGTCACCGGCCTCGGGTCCTTCCTGCTGCCGCGCTTCGTGGCCATGCGCCGGCAACCGGCCGCGGCCGCGCTGCGGACCGCCGACCGCGCCGCTGTGGGTCTCGCCCTCGCCGTGGCGGGCACCGGTGCGCTCACCGTCCTGGCCCTCCCGCTCGTCGGTCCCGTGGTCACCGGGAACGCCTACGCCATCCCCGTCGGCGCGGTGGTCGGCTGGTCGGCCTACGCGGTCGGGGGCGCGCTGCTGCTGCCCTACTCGGCGCTGGCGACGGTGCACCGGCGGCACCGCCGGGTGCTGGCCCTCCGGTCGCTGGAGCTCCTCTCGCTGGCCGTCGTCCTGGTCCTGGTGCTCCTGGTCGAGGGCGGCGCGAGCTGGGCGCCGCTGGCGCTCACCCTCGGGCCGGTCCTGGTCGCGGTCGCCGTGCGGGCGGGTGTGCTGCTGCCGGTGGTGCGGGCCGACGGTGCCGGGCCCCGCGCCCTCGTGGCGACCGGCTGACCGGGCAGCGCGACGTGCCGACGTCCCTCCCCCGTTCGGGCGAGGCCCCCGGTCGGGAGCACCGCCCGTGCCCCCGGGCGTCCCTAGGATCGACCCGGCGTCGACCGCGCCGTCGACCGGGGGAGCAGGAGGCGGCGTGACCGTGCCGAGGGTCCGGACCGGCCTGGTCAGCCTGCTCCTGGTGGTCACCACCGTGGTGTGGCGCCGCGGCGACATCTTCTCCGGCTCCCTGGACCCGGTCGTGGTCAGCAAGGGCGCCCTGAGCGTGCTGGCCCTGGGCCTGGCCTGGCTGATGGTGGCCTCCCGGCGCTCGTCGTCCCGACGGCTGGGGACCGGGACCCTCTGGGTCCTGGTCGTCCTGCTGACCGCCTCGCTGCTGGGCGCGCTCGGTCACGGCACCCTGGTGGCCACCGGCGTCATCGTCGTCCGGCTGGTGATCCTGACGGCGACGGTCGTGCTCGTGCTCCGCGTCGTCCCGGCCCTGCAGTTCCTCGCCTCGATCGTCTGGGCCTGCGCCGTGGTGGCGGCCGTCGCGGCCGTCACCGGGCTGCCCTCCTCCAGCGGTGGCCGGCTCTTCGGGGGCGTGCCGCCGCTGAACCCCAACGAGCTGGCGCTGCTCGCCGGGATCGTCCTGCTCTGGACGGCGTGGCGCACCGTGCTGGGGGAGGCCCGTTGGCGCAACGCGCTGGTGGCCGGCGCCTCCCTCGGCGTGCTGTGGCTCACCGAGTCGCGCACGGCGCTGCTCACCGTGCTGGCCGGGGTCGCCGTGATGGCCCTGCAGCTGCGCCGGGCGCGGGTGGGCCTCGTCGTCGGTGCCCTCGTCGTGGGTGCCCTCGGGTCGCTGGGCGCGGTCCTCACCGGGGCCGTCGCCGGGTTCCTGTCCCGCGACGGCGCGGGGACCAGCACGCTGGAGTCGCGGTTCATCGCCTGGTCGGCCGCCCGGTCGTGGGCGGAGTCCGCCTGGCAGTGGGCCTTCGGCGGCGGGCTGTCGGTCAAGCTGATCCCGGTCGAGGGCCAGTGGTGGAACGAGCAGCTGCTCGACAGCAGCTGGGTGTCCGCACTCGTGCAGGCGGGACTGGTCGGGCTGGGCACCTGTGTCGGCTGGGCGCTGTGGGTGCTGCGCGGCGTGCTGCGCGCCCCCCGCGAGCACCGCGTCCTGTTCTCCGGGCTGGTCGTCTTCCTGCTCGGCCGCAGCGTCCTCGAGAGCGGCCTGTTCGACGCCACCCCCGCCTTCCTGTGCTTCATCGCCGTCTCCCTGCTGGTCGAGGGCGGTTCCCGGTCGCGCGTGCACGCCGAGGCCGCGGCGATCCCCGGTCACGGGGTGGGCCTCCTCGTCCCGCCGGTCGCCGGCCCGACCCGGACTCCCGCGCCCGCGCACTGACCGGTCCTCCCGGCACCGGTCCGGACCGCGCACGGCGCCGGGTGCCGGGCGGGCCCGGCCGTGGCCGTGCCGGCGACCTCCGGGGTCGGGCACCGCGGTGGTGGTCGCTCCGACCCGTCGGTGCGGCGGCGGGTGGCGCCCGGTCGGGCGCGTGGGGCCGGCCGGAGCCGCCGGTACGGCGGCGCGGTACCGGGCGGTCCGTCCGGGGCGGGCCGGGCACCGGGTGGGCGACCTCCGGTGACGGCGTCGACGGGTCACCCGGCGCGGGCTCAGCGCGTGGTGACGGTCCCGGTCGGGAGCTCGACCCGTCCCGGCGGGGTCGGGCCCCGCCGCGACGCCTCGGGTCCGTCCGGCGACGGTGCCACGGTGCGCGCCCCCGGCGGGGTGGGCGCCGGGCGGCCGGTGACCCGGCCGCGGGCGGTCAGCGCCCGGCGCTGGCCGACGACCACCGCGACCGGGTCGAGGCCCACCGAGGCCAGGACGGTGGCCAGCTCCTGCAGCTCGGCGTCGTGCACCCTGCCCGACTCGACCACGACGACGACGACCTGCCCGCTCTCGGCCGCGTCCCGCCACCGCTGGAGCGGCACGGAGGACGGCCACACCTCCAGGCGCACGCGGACCCGCGCGCCGTCTGCGGTGGGCGCGGGCTCGGCCGGGCCGTCGACGACCGAGGTCGGCAGGTCCCACGCCCGGAGGGCCTGGGCGACGCCCCTCCCGAACCGGTGCAGCGTGCGCCGCGAGCCGCCGGCCGGGGTGAGGAGCGCGACGCGCGTCGGGCCGTCCTCGGCGAGCAGCTCCAGGCGCCGGGCCAGCAGGGTCGCCGGCTGGACGGCCGACCGGCGGCCGGACGAGGAGTGGAGCACCGGCAGTGCTGCACCGCCGTCCGCGGCCGGCCAGGACGAGCGGACGTCGTCCGCGCCGGCCAGGGTGACGGCCGTCCGGCCGCGGGCGATGGCCAGGGCCAGTCCGAGACCCAGGCCGACGACCAGGCCGAGGGGGACGAGCAGCAGCGGGGACGGTGCCACGGGTGCCGGCGGGACGATGGCCGGATCGGTCACCGTCAGGCTCACCGGGGAGGGCTGCGTGCCCGGGGACTCCAGGTCCTCCACCACCTCGCCGAAGCGGACGGCGACGGCGTTGGCCACGTCCGCCGCCTCCTGCGCCGACCCGGAGGTGACGGTGATGTCGACCTGCGAGGTGTCCACCGGGTTGCTGGCCGTCACCGACTCCCGCAGCTCGTTCAGCGGCCGGGTGAGGCCGAGCTCCTCGGTGACCGGCTGCAGCACCGAGGCGCTGCGTGCCACGTCGGGATAGCTGCGCACCCGCTGGTTGACGAACTGCGAGCCGCTGGTCCCCTCCGCGGTGCTGGTGACGAACACGTGCGCGGTGGCCTCGTACGTGGGCGGCGTCAGGACGGTCAGCAGGACGGCGGCGGCCAGGCCGAGGAGGGTCGAACCGACCCACACCGCCCAGTGCCGGCGCAGCACGGACACGTAGTCGCGCAGCTCCATGGTGCTCTCCCCCTGCTCGTGCCCACGCCCGGGCGGGTGGGGCGTGGGCCCGGCCGGTGGCCGGGGACCCTCTCACCGGTCGATGCTAGGGGCGCGCGAGGGCACTCCAGGCCCGCGCCGAGGGTCTGCTCACCCGTCCGGGGCAGCCGCTCCGGACGCCGCCGCCGGGACGCCGCAGCGGGCCCCCACAAACGGGTGAAGACCGGCCCGGATGTCACCGTCCGTGACGGTGCTCGATTAGCTTCGGCCGAGAACGCACCAACCACGCGCCGTCCGGCGGCCACGCTCCTCGCGCTGAGTCACCGGACGGCCGGCTGGACGTCGTCTCGACGGATGAATCGGGGGATTCGCAATGACGGTGGTCGGTTACGCGCCAGGGGCCTACGACCTGTTCCACATCGGGCACCTCAACGTGCTCAGGCTCGCGGCCGAGCACTGCGACCGGCTGATCGCCGGGGTGGTCTCCGACGAGGTGCTGCTGCTGACCAAGGGACGGCTCCCGGTCGTGCCGCTCGCCGAGCGGATGGAGATCGTCCGCAACCTGCGCTTCGTCGACGAGGTGCACGCCGAGACGGTGCCGGAGAAGATCGACACCTGGCGCCAGGTCGGCTTCGACGTCATCTTCAAGGGCGACGACTGGCGGGGCACCCCCAAGGGCGACCGGCTGGAGCGCGACCTCGGCGCCGTCGGCGTCCGGGTGCACTACTTCCCGTACACGATGCACACCTCCAGCACCCAGCTGCGCCGGGCGCTGGACGCGCTGGACGGTCACGCCGCGCGCCGCGGGGCGCTGACGTCCTAGCTGTACCGACCACGGGACGTCGGTGACGGCGTCTGGTGACACGAGGACGACCCCCGGGTGGGGTGTGGAGCCGTCCGGGAACCGCTCCGGACCCGCGCGAACGCCCACGTCGCCGGCTGTGGCACCACCGTCACCCGGGTGCTGACCGACAACGGCAACTGCCACTGCTCCCGCGTCTTCGCCGCCGCCCTGGCCGGCACCGCGCACGAGCGAACCCGGCCCGACCGGCGGCCACCAACGGCGAGGTCGGACGCTGCCACCGCACCCTGCTCGAGGCATGGGCCTCCGCCCGCCCCTACGCCGACGACGCGGGACGCGAGGCCGCCCACCCAGCCCGGCTGCACCGGTACGACCCTCCGCCCGGCCGCACCGTCCGTCGCGTCCGGCAGGTGCGCGCAGCGCCGTCGATGTCCGGACCGGGACCGCTGCGGGGTCGGGCCTGCCGGCGTGCACGGTGTCGCCGGACGCGCGCGGCCGCGGGCCCCGCGGTGGCGTGCACCGCTGCGGGGAGGGGGACGGCGCCTCGGGTCAGAGGCGCTGCAGGACGTCCCGCAGCATCGTGCTCGACGTGTGCCCGGTGTACGGGAAGTACCGGATGGCGACGTCGACGGTGGCGAAGTCCTGCTCGAGGCGGTCCCACGAGGCGGAGCCCTGCCAGTCGTCCCCGACGAACACCGCGTCGAACCGGAGGTCGCGCCAGGCGGCCATCTTGTCCATGGAGTCCTGGGCCACGACCTCGTCCACGTACTTGATGCTCTCCACGACCCGCACCCGCTCGGCGAAGGGGATGACCGGGGTCTTCCCCTTGGCCCGTCGGGAGAGCTCGTCGGTCGTCACGCCGACGATGAGGTGACTGCACTCCCGCCTGGCCTGCTGCAACAGGTTCAGGTGCCCGATGTGGAACAGGTCGAACACGCCCGCGGTGTAGCCGATCCGGTGGTACATGACTGGGGCTCCTCTGCTGGCCCCGCCCCACCGCCGGTGCGGAGGTGCGGGGAGGTCGGTCGGTGGGGAGGCGCGCTCCGCGCCTCGCGGGTCGGTCCCGGGCCGGGCCGGGACGGCGGGCTCAGCTGCGCATGACCTCCGCCTGCGTCCCCGGCACCCGGCCGCCGGGCTCCGGGGGCCGTGCGCCCTGGGTCAGCACGGGGACGGTGGCCCAGACCAGGGCGCCGAGCAGCTTGGCGCCGTCCTCGAGGAGGTGGGCGCCCACGAACCCGACGTCGACGGCGACGGAGGTGGCGAGCAGGGCAGCACCGAGCCAGAACGCGCGGGCGACCACCCGCTCCGCCGTGCGCATCGACCTCGCGACAGCGAGTCCGGCCACCGCGTAGACCACGTAGAAGACCACCTCGTGCACGCCCACCCGAGGTCCGACCACGTCGTGCAGCAGCAGGGCGTCGTCGGCGGCCAGCACGAAGAGCAGCGCGGCCAGCGGGCCGAGTCGGCGTCGTTCCCGCCCCTGCTGCCAGGCGACCAGTGCGCAGAGGCTCCCGGCGGCGAACCAGACCATCGCGGTGAAGGCGCTGACCGCCCCGGTGTAGGGGGGCAGGTCCGCTGTCGTGACCGCGTCACGGGTGAGCACGCCGACCGGGACGCCGATGAGGTCGGCGGCCAGCACGGTGCCGACCATGACCGCGGCGCCCGACAGGAGTGCGGCTGCGGTGAGGTGGCGGCGCTTCACCTCGTGAGAGTAGGGAGCAGCCCGGCTCGCGGGAGGTGCTCGTCCGGACGCCGTCCCCCCAAGGAGGTGGTGCGACGGCGCGGCTGCGCCGTCACGCCGGCGGCGGCGCCCGTCCCGCCGGACTAACCTGGACGGCGGGCCCCCCGCGCACCCGGCGCGACGTGTGCGGCCGCAGACCTCAGGAGACCGGTTCGTGACCCTGCGCGGCGTGCTCGACGTCGTCCTCACCGACCCCGGCATGGCCCGTGTCGTCGCCGCGGCCGGGAACGCGGAGCTGGCGGTCACCGCGCCGCCGTCCGTCCAGCCGCTGGTGGCCGCCGCCCTGGCGGCGCAGCACGGCGGCGCAGGGGTGCCGGTCCTCGTCGTGACGGCGGGGGAGCGCGACGCCGACGCGGTCGCCGGGGCGCTGCGCTGCTTCCTGCCCGGCCGGCGCACCGAGGTCTTCCCGGCGTGGGAGACCCTGCCGCACGAGCGGCTGTCCCCGCGCGCGGACACCGTCGGCCGGCGGCTGGCCGTGCTGCGCGACCTCACCCACCCGGGCGCCAACGGGACGGTCGACGTCCTGGTCGCGCCGGTGCGCAGCGTGCTGCAGCCGCTGGCGCCCGGGCTCGGCGACCTGGTGCCGGTGGAGCTGCGCCCCGGGGACACCGCCGAGCTCGACGACGTGGCCCGCGCGCTGGCCGACGCCGCCTACACCCGCGTGGAGCTGGTGGAGAAGCGCGGGGAGTTCGCCGTCCGCGGTGGCCTGCTCGACGTCTTCCCGCCCACCGAGCCGCACCCGGTGCGGGTGGAGTTCTGGGGCGACGAGGTCGACGAGCTGCGCTACTTCTCCGCCGCCGACCAGCGCTCGCTCGACGAGCGGCCCGAGCGGCTGTGGGCCCCGCCGTGCCGCGAGCTGCTGCTCACCGACGCCGTCCGCGCCCGCGCCGCGGAGCTGGCCGGGACGCACCCGGGCCTGCTCGAGGTGCTCGGCAAGCTGGCCGAGGGCATCGCGGTGGAGGGCATGGAGTCGCTGACCCCCGCGCTGGTCGATGGTGAGCTGCAGCTGCTCACCGACCTGGTGCCGGCCGGCACGCACGTGCTGGTGCTCGACCCCGAGCGGGTGCGCAGCCGCGCGGCGGACCTGGTGCGCACCGCCGAGGAGTTCCTCGCCGCCTCGTGGGCCACCGCGGCGGAGGCCGGCGAGGCGCCCATCGACCTCGGGGGGACCTCCTACCGCGACCTCGCCGACGTCGAGGCCGCCGCCCGCGGCCGCGGCCTGCCGTGGTGGACCACCGGCGCGTTCACCCTGAGCAGCGAGGACGACGACACCCACGTCACCCTGGCGGCGACGACCGTCGAGCGCTTCGCCGGGGACGTCCCCCGCGCGATCGAGCAGCTGCGCGCCTGGTCCCGCGACGGCTGGCGGGTGGTGGTCACCTTCGCCGGCCCCGGACCCGCGCAGCGCGCCGCCGACCAGTTCACCGAGGCCGACCTCGGCGCCCGGCTGGTGCCCGACGTCGCGACCGCGCCGGAGCCGCGGCTGACCCACGTGACCCAGGGCGACCTGGAGGCCGGCTTCGCGCTGCCCGGCGTGGGCCTGGCGCTGCTCACCGAGCACGACCTCACCGGCTCGCGCGGGACGACGATGCGCGACGCGGTCAAGATGCCGGCCCGGCGGCGCAACGCCGTCGACCTGGTGCAGCTGCAGCCCGGCGACCTCGTCGTCCACGAGCACCACGGCATCGGCCGCTACGTGGAGATGGTCAGCCGCACCGTGCACGGCGGGCAGCGGGACTACCTGATCGTCGAGTACGCCCCCGGCAAGCGGAACCAGCCGCCGGACCGGCTGTTCGTGCCCACCGACGCGCTGGACCAGCTGACCCGCTACGTGGGCGGCGAGGCCCCGGCGCTGTCCAAGCTGGGCGGCGCGGACTGGCAGAAGACCAAGGGGCAGGCGCGCAAGGCGGTCAAGCAGATCGCCGCCGAGCTGATCCGGCTGTACTCCGCGCGGATGGCGACGAAGGGACACGCCTTCGGCCCGGACACCGTCTGGCAGCGCGAGCTGGAGGACGCCTTCCCGTTCACCGAGACCCCCGACCAGCTGGCCGCGATCGACGAGGTCAAGGCCGACATGCAGAACCCGGTGCCGATGGACCGGATCATCTGCGGCGACGTCGGCTACGGCAAGACCGAGATCGCCGTCCGCGCGGCGTTCAAGGCGGTGCAGGACGGCAAGCAGGTCGCCGTCCTGGTGCCGACGACGCTGCTGGCCAACCAGCACTTCAAGACGTTCTCCGAGCGGTTCGCCCAGTTCCCGGTGACGGTGCGGGTGCTGTCCCGGTTCCAGTCCGACGCGGAGAGCGCGGAGACGCTGCGGGCGCTGGCCGCCGGGGAGGTCGACGTCCTGGTCGGCACGCACCGGCTGCTGCAGCCGACCACCCGGTTCAAGGAGCTCGGCCTGGTCATCGTCGACGAGGAGCAGCGCTTCGGCGTCGAGCACAAGGAGTACCTCAAGACCATGCGGACGGCGGTCGACGTGCTGTCGATGTCGGCCACCCCGATCCCGCGGACGCTGGAGATGAGCCTGACCGGCATCCGGGAGATGTCGACCATCCTCACCCCGCCCGAGGAGCGGCACCCGGTGTTGACCTACGTCGGCGCGTGGGACGACAAGCAGATGGCCGCCGCCATCCGCCGCGAGCTGCTGCGCGACGGGCAGGTCTTCGTCATCCACAACCGGGTGCAGTCCATCGACAAGGCGGCGGCCAAGATCCGCGGCCTGGTGCCCGAGGCCCGCGTCGCCGTCGGCCACGGCCAGATGAAGGAGCACGAGCTCGAGCGGATCATGGTGGGCTTCTGGGAGAAGGAGTACGACGTCCTGGTCGCCACCACGATCGTCGAGTCCGGCCTGGACATCCCCAACGCCAACACCCTGGTCGTCGACCGCGCGGACACCTTCGGGCTGTCCCAGCTGCACCAGATCCGCGGGCGCGTCGGCCGCGGCCGGGAGCGGGCCTACGCCTACTTCACCTACGACCCGTCCCGGCCGCTGACCGAGACCTCGGTGGACCGGTTGACCACCATCGCGCACAACA
This window of the Geodermatophilus sp. DSM 44513 genome carries:
- a CDS encoding PKD domain-containing protein, with the translated sequence MVARKAAVRAVVAGLLSPLMVAGACGGLLVGTAQADAAPLDPANPATPATVTADALPTVQIDGVVWSQVVVGNTVYVAGKFTRARPAGAAAGTQETVRNNLLAYDIRTGALITSFAPDLNAQALVVTASPDGSRVYVGGDFTRADGQTRNRIAAYSTATGQLLADFRPNVTSSVRAIAATDSTVYLGGAFTSVGSQSRHRLAAVSASNGALLPWNPVPGTGPLLNRNGSTATSDVVRALVVTSGGAQVVVGGHFDTLNGVKATGVGALDAVTGETRPFEVNRSITNQGINSGVFSLTTDGTNVYGTAYDFYGPGNIEGSFSVSADGGAVNWVNDCHGDSYSSHPMNGALYMAGHPHVCSNIGGYHEHNPRVHRYGTALSLSATGTVGRETLFNSRVAPDGTVVHKDDKTAGYPSSGTLLQGKPAPSLLNWFPTMTPGGFTGQGQAGWSVTGNDQYLVYGGEFPRVNGTGQQGLVRYAVSAIAPDRIGPDAAGLRPAAASPQGGMARVTWTSTNDRDDEHLTYQVFRDGDTRTPVHEVTQSSLWWRPQSMGFVDVGVPAGTHTYRVSAVDAAGNRANSPWVSVDVAEGTVVQRTYSDAVRADRPQHYWPLGERSGGTAYDHAGAADLPLGGGVTPGEAGAVSGDPDTAYGFDGTSAGLLATQTAVPAPNTFTLETWVRTTTTLGGKIIGFGSAKDGISRNRDRHVYMDVDGSLHFGVYTGTRQSVSAPGSYNDGQWHHVVATLSPAGMALYVDGALAGSRADVTTGQSYTGHWRIGGDRGWVGADYWTGQVDEVAVYPTAVSADQVADHFSIGTTGQPVNAAPTAAFTSSVADLGASFDASGSADSDGTVAGYAWDFGDGTTGTGATAQHTYAAAGTYTVTLTVTDDAGATAQQTGTVTVTDPPNAVPTASFTASVADLEASFDASGSTDPDGTVAGYAWDFGDGATGTGATAQHTYAAAGEYTVTLTVTDDDGATASSSRVVAATDPADPGDGGGTGEPLVTDTFDRSVTRGLGTAEVGGPWTASAGATRQSVSAGAAVLALAPGTNTGSHLGEVAQTSVDVRTTMALAQVPSGGGAYLYVPVRRLAANQEYRARVRVLADGSVRVAFIRVTGAGTDTLVGGEQRVAGLTYTAGTALQVRVQAEGVGTTELAATVWAAGTAEPATATVTRSDSTAAPQAPGAVGLFAYLSGSARAVALSVDSFTAVPNGAPAPQPEPEPNAAPTASFTSSVADLGASFDASGSTDPDGTVTGYAWDFGDGTTGTGATAQHTYAAAGEYTVTLTVTDDGGATATSSRGVTVTEPADPVDPVDPVDPGAPVAADAFGRTVTGGLGTADVGGPWTAQYGASRQSVTPGAATLRLDAPSNSTASHLGQVSQADIDLRTTLTLEGTVSGGGVYAYVSGRRISATDLYRARLRYLTDGTVRLAVTRLSGSSTEVLVGREVVVPGVSSTAGAPLHVRLQISGSGTTELAATVWAAGTAEPAAATVTRTDATASLQAPGGVGVGAYLSGSATSPVALRVSEFGVQVRR
- a CDS encoding oligosaccharide flippase family protein, giving the protein MRLLSSVRTPAAGAVLGQGTQALAGLVLQVAAARYLGAAGLAVFAVGYGLLVLATAVCSGMVGDSLTVLDRTDPPVRAALLGWTASVSGAAALLGAAVASLSGALPLWAGLLAGLATAAFVVEDTLRRLLMATGRFWSLPAVDGTSLVLALGVLAAVGAMGGLTLGSFVVALLVGQTGAALVAWWRLPADERPRGPWRPAAWRTVFDFGVWRALAQTIRPTLLTALRLLVVAVAGAAAYGPVEAARVLTAPTLVLVTGLGSFLLPRFVAMRRQPAAAALRTADRAAVGLALAVAGTGALTVLALPLVGPVVTGNAYAIPVGAVVGWSAYAVGGALLLPYSALATVHRRHRRVLALRSLELLSLAVVLVLVLLVEGGASWAPLALTLGPVLVAVAVRAGVLLPVVRADGAGPRALVATG
- a CDS encoding O-antigen ligase, yielding MTVPRVRTGLVSLLLVVTTVVWRRGDIFSGSLDPVVVSKGALSVLALGLAWLMVASRRSSSRRLGTGTLWVLVVLLTASLLGALGHGTLVATGVIVVRLVILTATVVLVLRVVPALQFLASIVWACAVVAAVAAVTGLPSSSGGRLFGGVPPLNPNELALLAGIVLLWTAWRTVLGEARWRNALVAGASLGVLWLTESRTALLTVLAGVAVMALQLRRARVGLVVGALVVGALGSLGAVLTGAVAGFLSRDGAGTSTLESRFIAWSAARSWAESAWQWAFGGGLSVKLIPVEGQWWNEQLLDSSWVSALVQAGLVGLGTCVGWALWVLRGVLRAPREHRVLFSGLVVFLLGRSVLESGLFDATPAFLCFIAVSLLVEGGSRSRVHAEAAAIPGHGVGLLVPPVAGPTRTPAPAH